The sequence below is a genomic window from Ficedula albicollis isolate OC2 chromosome 2, FicAlb1.5, whole genome shotgun sequence.
gAATGTTGCAAAGTTGAGTTCAAATTACCCTTCTGTACAAGTATGGACTAAGGCTTAAGGATAACTGAGTGTCTGGAATTGCAGTGGTGTGAAAATGCCATTCTGACTTGAAGGCAGTTCAAAAGGCATGAGCAAGAGTTCCCTAAATACCAGATCAGAAATTGTCTCATTCTGTTTCTTAGTGCTGTCACATGTGAACTCACACTCAGGGTGGTCTGGGAGGGCAGGTTGTTGAGCAATTTACTCCTCTACTGGACAGCAATTAGTGAATCCCACTTTGTGTAGTCTTTCTGCCAGTCAGGTGAGTAGCCTTTCTCTGTAAACCTTCTGGAGGTAGTTTTGCAATCCAGAAATGTGCCCTGTAACAAGTAAGCAAACTGACACCTCGTTGCTGTTTTTCAGCGAGTTGGCGGGAGCATTCGGCCATGGAAGCAACTGTATGTTGTTCTTCGAGGTCATTCACTTTATCTGTACAAGGATAAAAAGGAGCAGGTGACCCTCTCTGAGGAAGAACAACCTATAAGCATCAATGCTTGCTTGATAGACATCTCATACTGTGAAACCAAGAGGAAGAATGTATTTAGACTCACCACATCGGACCGCGAGTATTTGTTTCAAGCTGAGGACAGAGATAACATGTTAGCGTGGATTAAAGCAATACAAGACAACAGCAACTTAAATGACGAGGTGATTGTGTAATATATAAAGCAGAAGTTgttgtttttgcattttaattaaacatgTGTTTTCTTGTAATTATTACTTGAACAGAAGAATTAATGTTTAGTTAACCAGTTGACCAAAATGTGTACAGgaccataaaaagaaaatgaggtgAAAGGAAAGGTAACTGAGTTAATTAACAGAGTTTTAAAAAAGTCAGTGTAATCATAATCAGAAAATAGACGTTTGAAATAAATTAGTTAATGCTGTTGCTGATTTGACTAAAGATACACTTTATAGAAAACTGATCTGCCAAAAATACCTAACCTTTTTTCACAGATGATTGCAGGTTTAGGACCAGTGTGGTCTCTCTTCAGACTTGCGTTGCAGAGTTGTGTGTACAGTAGTACAGAGTGGAGAGTTTCTcagtagttaaaaaaattaaactttgaaGATGCTGTTTCTCTGATTAAAAGCTGATGTTTCTATGAATTAAGTTAATGCTCATTGCCAAAGGTAAACATCTGCTATTGTACATAAGATATCAATATCTGTCCCAGTATTGTCCATTATGTGTTTTTATTGCAGTGATGAGCAACAGAGGAATATTTTCATGTCTGTGGTTATGCACATCTGCTCAGATTCTAAGTAATTATCCAAAGTATTACACAGATAGATAAAAGAGCAGATTTGAATTAATGTCTTCTTTAGCTGTATTTGTAGTAGCAATTAGTTTTCTAAGTACTATGTGCACATAGGATTGGATTTTTTCAGAGTAGTAATACGCATTTACTtgcattttttatgtttaaactTACTTTCAGTTTAAGAGGTATTAATCAGATCAtattgctttgggaaaaaaaaagtgtaaatagCAGTACTTGATTTTTAACTacttacttttcttttccttctggttttaaAGTGTCTTGTCTTTACTGTTCTTGGGAGCTGTCTGTTAGGATGTTTGGTTTGGTtgagggtttggttttttttttaaatggactGAATTGTTGAATTCTATGTTTATTTGGTTACCAGAAGAGTTAATCATattctgaaaggatttttttcctatttgatAAGATTATAAAGtttttctcaatttattttGTAGGATACTGGTGTTACTAGTAGAGATCTAATTAGTCGAAGGATTAAAGAGTACAGTACAATGATGAGGTGGGTGAATTATATGTTGCCAGTAGTTTTTGTAGAGTTTTTACTTAGCTTCTTTCAACTGAAGTAGTCTCTCTTGCTCAGTTcttccagcagcaaaacagagcCATCTCCCAAAACACCTCGGCAGAGTCTGAGTATCAGACAGACTCTGCTTGGAActaaagcagagcagaggactCAGAGTCCCCATTCTCCTAAGGATGAGACGGAAAGGAAGCTTCTCACTAAAGGTCTGTatgttttgtgtatttcttttgtTCCCTTCTGCCCCAGTGTAAGGCCATTGAGATGCCTTTCTCAGGTATTTTTGAATTCATGAATATACAAATGCAAACCAAGTATTGGCCAGGGGTTTTAAGCTGCAGCTCTAGTATCTTATTTCTAGGAACTACTTCCTCTCAGATCATGAAACGTTTTATTTTAGCCCCCTCTTCAGAGGTTTTaatgtttgtttggttttttttttcccttacaacTCCATGTAGGGCTAACATTAGTGAATACAGGTGTTAAGCTTCTTGAGAGCAAAATTTTGCCAAgctttggaaataattttgtgtgtaATTCATACTTTTGTCTCCAGCTGATTTGGAAGTGACAAGGTAAATTTTACCAGTAAAGTCCTTCCAAAGTAtaaaactgggttttttttgtcttaatttttaaaatgcaggagtgaacttgtattattttttccagaacaaAATTAATGCCTCCTGAGTTCTAAAAAAGTCTGATGAGCTAGCACTGCAAACTTGAGTCAGTACCTGAACTCCATCAAATAATGTCACAAGcctttttattatctttttctttaactttttttttcacatcgTGTGTAAACACGTGGTGCTTCACATCAGACTGTTGTTGAAGAAATGTTGTGTACAAATTCAGGCAACTGGATAAGCAACCACTTTTGATCAACCAGTTTGGAGTGATTCAGTCTTGAATTTAAGCTATCAGTGAATTCTGGTTTTGGTTGCCAAAATTGTCCCTTTGCTTCTGCAGTGCTACACGTGTAACTAAATTGCACATGTTGAGTAAATCTGAAATCTACTGAAAGAACATCTccagaaataagaaagaagtACTTACTGTGTTAGATGTTTGGAATTATTCAGGAGTGACTAAATTCTGATAATTTCTGAAGGAGTGAGTCTGCATGAGTGTGAGCGTGGCTCTAGAGCTTGATGGGTATTTTTGTGCAGCAGTGTGATTCCATGGAGACTTAGTGTTGTGCTACTAAAtgtagattttaattttttttaaattttagtagTTTATATAAATTTCAAGTTTAAATTTAGTAGTTTATCTACTTTTAGTCTTGGAATGATGAAATGTCACAGTACCATCCAGCTGCTTGCTTTTCTAAGTCTGGGGTGTGAGTATGTTCAGATTTATCTTTTGAACCACAGAAGAGTAACAGAAGTTGTGTTTAAGACAGACTAATGTTTAATGAGTTGTTGCATAAAGCCAGGCTAGTAAAAGCTAAAAGTGCAGCAGGTGTCACTTCCTCTTTGCAAATCTGCTATCTGTATTTACAGTCAGTTTTGTGGCATAAATGTTcctatttttcttatttattttcttttttttccattgttcttaaaacaaaaagatgAGACAAGCCCACCAAAAGACAAAGGGACATGGAGAAAAGGCATTCCAAGCATTATGAGGAAGACATTTGAAAAGAAGCCCTCTGCTGTTGGAACATTTGGTGTTAGACTAGATGACTGCCCTCCAGCTCATACCAACAAAGTATGGAAGTagagtttttctttcattgtaaatttaaaatactttttttatcaGTTATTTATCTAtacaattctttttcttcagtataTTCCATTGATTGTTGATATATGCTGCAAACTGGTTGAAGAAAGAGGTCTTGAGTACACAGGTATTTACAGAGTGCCTGGAAATAATGCTGCCATCTCAAGTATGCAGGAAGAGCTCAACAAAGGAATGACTGACATTGATGTTCATGATGATGTAAGTCTTCGATCACActaatttcttattaaaatgcCCAAAACTTCTGGTTGTGTTGTGATCATAGAAATACAAAGCATGTCTgaccttttcttttaaacacataGAAATGGCGTGACTTGAACGTGATAAGCAGTTTGCTGAAATCCTTCTTCCGAAAGCTCCCTGAGCCCCTCTTCACCAACGGTAGGTTGTTTCCATTACAGCTTTGTCTTTAGGAATTGCAGTTGAACACTTGTCTTACAACATTCAGATGATTTGAgagaaaatccagggaaatcaTCCCCACTCTGCAATAAATGTTGTCTTTCCTAAAGGAAAGGCAGTCCTGGTGATCATCTCAAGAATGAGAggtgtaaaataaaatttctctgaTGTGAAGGGATTATGAATATGCAAGTAAAAGAGTAAAACTTTCAGTTCCACTGTTGCAGTATTTAATAAAAGctgtaggtttttttccctactgtCATATAAAACATACACTTAAAATATAATGGGCTAAGGACTTCCAGAGGTCATTCTTTTGTTTATGTATGTTACTAGTGTTCAGGGGGGAGTGGGGCTAGCAGGTGGGGGTTTATGTGcatacatatatagatataaaaacTCATatataatttctgcttttttaacaGACAAATATGCAGATTTTATAGATGCCAATAGAAAAGAAGATCCTGTTGAGCGTCTGAAAACTCTGAAGAGACTGGTAAACTAAAATCAGTTATATTGTAGGTACACTACAAAATTAGTATTAAATGTTCAATGTTCTCAATACTGGTTGTTTGTTTCAGATTCATGATTTACCTGAACACCATTATGAGACTCTGAAGTTTCTTTCTGCACATCTGAAGACAGTAgcagaaaactcagaaaagaACAaggtattaaaaagaaacatatgaagtattttggtttgttttgttagGTATTATTTTTGTGCAGGATCATTTCTAATTAAGGTAATAACTTACTATTGTAGATGAAATTAGGGAGTGTTGCTATGTGGAGAATGTTCCTGTGTTAGAATAAGTAGTACTGCAAAATATGCACGTTTAGTGTGAATTAAGTTTTTTCAAGCTGGTCGTCAGTCTTTTGGGAATAACTCCTTGCATCCTAAATTTATCCCAAGTCTGTAAATTTCCTGTAATCCAGTCTAGACACCAGTAAGACTGtgcctgggcagggcacaggtgAATAAACCTGCTGACAGAGGTTGTGATAAGTAGTACTGCAAAATATGCACATGTTTAGTGTGAATTAAGTTTTTTCAAGCTGGTAATAAGTAGTACTGCAAAATATGCACGTTTAGTGTGAATTAAGTTTTTTCAAGCTGGTCGTCAGTCTTTTGGGAATAACTCCTTGCATCCTAAATTTATCCCAAGTCTGTAAATTTCCTGTAATCCAGTCTAGACACCAGTAAGACTGtgcctgggcagggcacaggtgAATAAACCTGCTGACAGAGGTTGTCACATCAGCTTTCTTTGAAACCTGGCTTCTGGATGCTTGAGAGATGTTTAAGACTAGGACTTGCTATAGTTACTTGAGTATTTGATTGCCCTGTAGATGCTGTTTGGCTggttttaagaaagaaaattcataaTGTAAATGGTGGCTATTCATCACTACCAGGTCTTTTTCCACCACTAAGtataattttttgtaatttccaTAGGGTGGGAAAGAGGTAGTTTGTGTTAGTGCTTCTGTGCATGCTATCTTCAGTAAATGCTAATAGTAGTGTCCCCTTTTTCAGCTCTCAGGGAGGGGGTAGCTGAGTGTAAAGCTGTCCATAATATGAGTGTGCTTGTGGATGTTTACCTCAGGGCAGGTAATGTGGTGGCTTGGCTACCAATGTGCAGGGTACAGGAAAAAATTTTGATATAATTGATATTATGTAGAAAAGCCTGTGGCCAAATCATTTAAATCCTgttgaataatttaaaagataGTTGAGGTGAATATGGTAGTTTCTGCAAACAAGACCTTCCAgttaaatatgaaagaaaagtatttgtgTGTTCATTATAAAAAATTCAACGGATTATAAACTATAGTGAAATTACAGGCGATATAAGGAAATTATAGTAAATGTCATTTTTAAGTGCAGTGCCTAAAGGAAGCTTTTTTATCATGTTATAGTTTTGGTGGGTTGCATAAATGTTGTTAAATACTGTTAATATTGTTGATTACATAGTGCTATAGATGAATGAGGTGTTGTTACAGTTGTGTGACTTAACAAAAGGCAATTCAAGAGAGCATTAGGGGTTTGTGTCATGTTTGCAACTTACTTCTGGTAAACACAAAGTCTTTGCCTCCTGTATATTACTGGTCTGTTCTATACTAGAACAGTAAACTTGAAGTTAAAGAAGTAAGCAAAAATAGAAGAtaagttctgctgctgcttcttgaaACTTCTTGTCAGAGATGTAACATTAGACATATATGTAATTCACTTTAAAAGTAGTGACCTGATCACATAATGTGGAGGTGTTCTCACAAATAGATATCTTGGGCCTGTGATGTTTGTTCTGCCATCTCCTCTGAAGTTGGTGCAAATTGAATGAGGTCTTTGTCAGTAGATATAATACAGTAAGTGATTGCCAGCTTAAATTTTTCTATGTGTCATGTtcatgttttcaggaaaaagaaacgGGGACCTATCAATGtctttttgcaaaacaaaaaattctgaaagcatTGGTGTTTCCAAGCATCAGTGTTTCtttaaggaaagaagaaaagatccCTCTGAAAGTGTAAAGAATATGTCTGGGTTCTTGAGTTCTCTGGGCTTGTGGAGCCATTTGCATGCTGTAGGTTAAGGAaggctgaaattctgaattGCAAAAATGTTGGGTGTATTTATTGCAGCTGCATATAGGAGAGTTTTGGTGTAGTGTAACATCCTACCTGAGTCAGTAATGTGTTCTTTAAAAACTCTTTCATCTCcttattttaaatggttttcATATATATTAACAGTGTTACATTAATGTGCTTAGCcatattactgtattttctcattATAAATGTTTGatgtggaaatatttaatttcttagaTGGAACCAAGAAACCTGGCAATAGTATTTGGTCCAACACTTGTGAGGACATCTGATGATAACATGACACACATGGTTACGCACATGCCAGACCAATATAAAATTGTAGAAACACTCATCCAAAAAGTAAGTGGATGCATTTCATTATTCTAAAAATAAGGTTGTACACAGATCAACCAGCTTTTTTCTCATTGGGCCAGTTTGGGTCTGGTATTTATCCATCAAACTCTCACGTTTAGTAAAATCTGTTTGATTGTGCCACAGTTGGGTTTTGTATTTCCTGTGGGGTCttcaccttttttattttaacttttagcATGACTGGTTTTTCACAGAAGATGATGCTGAAGAACCTCTTGTAAGTATTATGGCATAAATACTTGTGTTTTAACTGCCTTAGTTTAGAAactgcttctgctgcctctaGAACGCCTGTATATTTTTTACTATGTCACTGTATGGTTTGCTCTTCAGAAGCACCTTTTTAGCTTTCCAGTCCTTGTAGTAatgaattctattttttttttaaaaagcaagccatgcatttgttttaaaagcataaagGAAAATAGGACACGCTTTCCTCGTGTTCTTCAGGTGAATAATGCAATTTTCTAAATGCTGTTGAATCATAATGAACTATGTGTGAAACGATGATGAAGAGATCTTTGTTTATTAACTGTAGACAGCAGTTCAGGAGGAAAACACTGTAGAATCTCAGCCAGTGCCAAACATAGATCATTTACTCACCAACATTGGAAGAACGGGAGTATCTCCTGGAGACGTATCAGGTAACTCTTGCCTGGACAGTGTTAATCCATAGGCTATAATAACCTACTCTGTTAACTCAGTGTAACTctctcttcttgttttcttctactaataaaatgttttcctcttttccaaaaGATCATTTAACACTTCTTACAGACTTGAATTGTTGATAATCATGCATGATATAATTTGGAAGACTTCTTTGTCTAACAGGAATTTAATCATTAAAAGATGAGGTTTGCAcatagtattttatttattcacagtAATCCATGCAATCATCATCGTGAGGTCAAGCAGATATGCTGCTATAAAATGATTTGTTGTGATGGCAGAAAGACTCATCTTCAGTGGTGTTATAATATTGCTCCTCCCAACGTTAGGAATGCAAAAAATTGAGTTATGTTTTCTTGTCAAGTGATGGACACTTTAAGTATGTTGCAGTATGTTTATACTAAAGCTGGTTTCCTTCTGTTTATAAATGCCATCCTCTTTTGTGGCTAAGGATAAGCATTACAGGCTCTTTTTTGGTgactttttccccttctcccttcaCTCTACTATTGCACTAACCCAGCATGTTGTATCCCACAAATGTTACCCCTTCGTCTCTagcttttgtttcagttctCAAAGGGTTGTTCAGCACTTACTGAAACAGTCACTTTGTACTGATGTTGTAACAGGCGAAGTGGGAGGAGTCTATCACACGGTGATGTCATTAGTGGATTCTGTGATGtcactgatggacagctggAACTGTAGGAAGAAGGAGGACTGTTGCCCACACTGTGGCTGCCTTGTCTGCAGAAACCCCCGTTTCttgtaaatggaaaaaaccccaagttgATCTGTgctgtaaattttcttttaagagtATTTTAAACAGATCAAtgctactttttaaaagtttttctgctgtttcttgttATCTCTGAAGCAGACCTTGAGGAGAAATAGCATGGTATGGTCTACCAGTCTTTCTAGTCATAAAGCATTAGCCATGTGTCAAAAAGGGGTGTGGCAGGGGGCTCAGCTCTTTCTTCCCAGGGAGAAAGTCCCAAGTTCATGTTTTTTAGTCATTGTGCTAGCCCCTTCCTACCCCCTTTGTAATTGTATAATCTTGGGTTTTGCGAGACAGTGAAACTATGGTgtccatttttcatttcataaaagCGCTTGTTGTGGAAAGTACAAAACTGGTAGCTGCTGACATCTAgacaacttaaaaataaaattttacctGTATGGAATAAGAGGTGGAGACAGATGTATAATTGGGgatttacacagaaaatatgtcttaatttctttaaaatctcaTAAAAAAGAGTATGACTACAAGAGCCATGATTTGTACTTAGGGAGCCAGGTGTACAAAGACACCCAATTTTGCTTTGTGTATCCTGAATCTCAGGAGAGTACACAGTGCCATCCTGAAAAGGTCTCTCAGCTGCGGTTTTGCAGGGGCTGTATACTTAAAGCATCGAATAAACACtagtatttctgttttttattttgaagaacaGGGCTCCTTTGCCATTCCTATCATTGAGCTGGTTCTGCCTACAATTCACAGCATCCTTTCATGGCGGTGGCTTTCTGTGGTGCAGCTTGCATCTTTGTGAGCTCTGACTATTCACTctgttctggttttaatttgctTCACATCTTGTTATGTGCTTGTCTTTTTCATAAGTCCAGCATTGTCTGTAGCAACAACTAAAAAGTTGCACAGAActgagcagaatttttttttactttttccacaGATTCAGCTACTAGTGACTCAGCAAAATCTaaggtaaattatttttttatatcataTAGTTACAAGCTTCTGAAATCTGTTAGATGCTTTCTTTATTAAATCACTGCTATGCAGGTGTACTATAGAGCTTATGTAGAATTTCATGAGTAAGAGGTAGAACTGTTTTCTCATAACCTATTTTTGAAGTGTTATATTGGAAAAGTACTTGTGTGCAGTTAGCTGCATCTACCAAAGCAgtcagctgcacacagcagcagctttgttcCAAGCTCTCACAGCTGTGGGCACTTACCTCTTTTTTGCATCTCATTTAGTAGAGGTAAATGTATATTTAGTATGTACCCTGTTGTTACATAGTACTAACTCACTGAGAGTATTTATGTTTCTCTGTTTCACTGAGAAGAGTATACTTAGAATTCAGCCTGTTCTTCAGGAGGTAATAGCTCCTCCTCTTACAAGAAGGCAAAAGCTGTGGTTaaaggctgctctgcagaatcTCCCTCAGCAGTATTGCTGTGCTTGGGAGGAGCACCTGATGAAGCAGGGGAACAAGACTGGAACATGGGATTTTGTTCAGTCCTCAGTTCAATGACAAAGCCCTCATCTGACATGTGGACAAATCTTTGTCTCCTGGGCTGTTGCTCAGTAGGTGTAACACTGGGTGTCTGTAGCAGAGGCTGAcagggcagcacacagctgaCCTGGCCTGCATTCCAGGTGTGCCCCCCTTGGAGCTGGGAATAGGACTCAGAGCATGCTGCTGGTTCATTGTGGAGATGccaacacagctgctctgtgaggaTGTTTGGCTCAGCTGTTTCCTCAAAACAGCCCAATTTCCAGGACACCACACTCACTGCCTATAGCAGTGAGGCACTAGGTAGGAAAGGTGCACAGCTTTGAACGGGCCAGGTGGTAATGTTAGAGTAgtgaaaatagtttttaattcataaaatggaataatttggCTTGTACTTTTAttgtttctgtgccattttaAAGGTAAATTCCTCTAAAATaaggaagtttatttttaaattttctgcacTTTAATTAGTTTTGAGTAACGTTCATTTTATTGGCAGTAATTAATTGATACCATTTACAAACTCAGACTGAAAGGTGAAAGATGAACTGAAAAATGGAGCAATTAGCCTTTTTGAATAGGTAAGACCTGGAAAGGAGGGATTGTGAAGCAATTGCAAACCAGTCTTGAAAAGGTTTTCTTACTGTAATGGGACCTGCTTTATTAATCAATCAAAAACTAAATAGCACTATACGCAAATTAGTCTTTGTTAAGTTGAAGGGACTCAGATAAAAAGTGGAATGCTCAGGGAGGGAGTTCACTTTTTGGGCAATGTCATTTCAAGTACAGAAAGAGCATGTAAATGTTTCTTGAATGAAGATGCACTTTCTACTGTGAACCTCAAgatgtgttttttttaactgttgcAATATtgaatgtttctttttgaaagaattaattatgtcctctccctttttttttaccaggGTTCTTGGGGTTCTGGAAAGGATCAGTATAGCAAGGAACTGCTTGTGTCCTCCATTTTTGCAGCAGCTAGTCGCAAGCGGAAAAAAACTAAAGAGAAACCACAACCAAGTAGCTCAGAGGATGAGTTGGATAATGTGTTTTTCAAGAAGGAGCTTGCAGAACAATCTCGTGCTGACACAGCAAAAGAGAACACAGCTAAAGGGGAAtatgaaagagagagagagatagggagaaaacaaaggatGTTTGtcctgaaggaaaaagagaacagcagTAAAAAAGATGTGAATGTTGTAAAGGATGAAAAGAAGTcattaaagagagaaaatatccTGACAGAGGAACCTTCACTGCCTTACCATGAAAAATGTACAAAATCATCAAATACCAACTGCCCTCAAACCATGCAGAAGAATAACCCAAAAATGCCTATTTCACAATCTTCTTCCCAGGTTGAGGAGACAGTGTCTGATTCTGGCACTATGCTAAGCACTTCCTCCCAGGCTTCCCAGCACAGATACTCATGCAAAAAAGTAGCCAGCCCTGAAATTAAACACAATGAGTTTTTAGCAGCTGATGTCAGCTCCATCACCTCAGATTACTCAACTACTTCATCTACTATGTATCTGACTGGTTTAGATGCCAGTATGCTGAGCCCTGAGGTGCAGTCAGTGACAGAAAGCAAGGGAGAAGAAGCTGATGATGAAAGAAGTGAATTGATCAGCGAAGGGCGCCCGATGGAGACGGACAGTGAAAGTGACTTCCCTGTCTTTGCTACCGGCGCTGCTGCCGACAGGCTGTCCAAAGGGAAAGTCCCAGAAGTGGCAAAGACCAGTCGGAGGAACTCTGAAGAAAGCGAAGTAAGTTGTACTGAGGGAAGTTCCACGCCAAAGTTAGAGAGTCGCAGACTTTTTAGCTCACACAAACTTATCGAATGCGATACACTCTCCAGGAGAAAGTCTGCACGGCACAAAACAGACAGTGAGGGGTCAGGGGATGCGAAGAGTGAGAAGGACTTGCCTACTGTGGCCAAAATGTTTGACATCATGAAAAAAGGAAGATCTACAAGCAGTTTAGCTACGTCTGCCAAAAGCGAGGCTGACAAACAAGAACCTACGTGGAGACTCAAGATTACAGACAGGTTAAAGCTGCGACTCAAATCATCTGCTGATGACATGTTTGGAGTTGGGAATCAGAAAGCTAACTCTGCAGAgactgcaaagagaaagaatatCAGGCGAAGGCACACACTTGGAGGGCAGAGGGATTTTGCTGAAATAAGTGTCCTGAATGCTTGGAAAGCTCAAGAACCAAGTCAAAGTAGAGAGAGAGAATCTGAGCTTTCAGCTGTGACTCGGTTGAAGCCCAAATGTCCAGCCCAGGACCTGTCGATCTCGGACTGGCTTGCACGAGAACGTTTACGCACTAGCACAACTGACCTTAATACGGGTGAAACTGGAAAGCCCAGACTTGAGAACACTAACTTAGCAGAGGTATCAAAGGTAGAACTGCCCTCATCTGCAGAGATGCAGGCAGATGAaggcagctcttccagcagcttgACTTTAATTAATAGAACACCACCTTCGGGACCATTTCAGCCACCAGACCAGGTAAATGGTGAAAATTACCAGAACATGAACAAAAACAACTTCAGCCCAGCAGTTGATGCCCACCCTCATAAACTGTCTGGGACCCAAGTGGTTAGATCTCGATTTTACCAGTATCTTTGAAATGGGGAGATATGTCCACTGCAGCAATTCATTAACTTACTGTTACACTTCCCAGTAACTCTGTGTGTGCGTgcgtgtgcgtgtgtgtgtgtgtgtacatatataatttttttttcctgtactgtTGTTGTTATGCAGCCTTCATTTGGGCTGGTTTCATCAATGTGCTCTGTGGAACGTCTTCACAGTGCATTACCACAGCCAGAAGAACACTAAAGttaaagtatatatatatatatattttaagaaaaagtatATTTGATGGCTGCATACAAATGTTGAACAAAGCATCTGATGCAACATGCTGTGTAGTGTATACATGGTTTTCTGACTGAGAGTTGGCCGGCATTAGTATGCAGGAAAATTGTTCTTTTGGTTTAGTCACTAACAAGTGCCTCATTATAAATTCATTTGGTTTGTTAGGGTGCCATATTGCTAAATTAGAGAAACTTATTACAAACAAATGAATGCATTTTACTGTTAATGAGTTTCATTACATTTTACAAATGTTAACACAGGTGGCTACAGAGCTTCCATTCCTTAGGCATTCCAGTAAATATTGGAGTTTTATATTTCCAATTTTAATACAGATTTTGAGTTTTATGTGACTTGAATTTCTAatctttctgtaaaataagTAACTTAACTGTA
It includes:
- the ARHGAP21 gene encoding rho GTPase-activating protein 21 isoform X1, translated to MATRWAAGPPGGDGDNEPPPGGGSGAGGQTSKNKDGKEQSEAISPSEEEETFSWPGPKTVVLRRTSQGFGFTLRHFIVYPPESAVQFSFKDEENGNRQGKQRNRLEPMDTIFVKQVKEGGPAFEAGLCTGDRIIKVNGESVIGKTYSQVIALIQNSDSVLELSVMPKDEDILQLAYSQDAYLKGNEAYSGNAHNIPEPPPICYPRLTSTASVKAPAGDKLPSDFSLGKQQVSRPVRALAQPERAYRMEIQVPPSPTDIAKSNTAVCVCNETVRTVIVPSEKAVDLPSCRNNHAGPSHRTEEVRYGLKDQTNLKAWTTSPPSLVSTAIVLPQTPITRPVDTTGTVGKASNYVVCPEGIPNTRPSTQATESPSVSTNHYSSPTSHQHIDWKTYKTYKEYIDNRRMHMYGSRTIQERLDSLRAASQNTTEYNQVVPNRTASQVRRRSTSHDRVPQSVQIRQRSVSQERLEEPVLMKEWPRSASQDTLTSPSVNARNHRARSWDYLSKQGEVLENFHSDNMIADANGDRRKTYKWTGFTEQDDRRGIYDRSRQHAFHMSLRGQNFPIAPNTYISDNRRTGSRASLPGSHFQKVSPDIKMLQLSRDSQTPMGVSKSAGVSQERLSLTPARSSRSSSLKNSAPYAAKPSIPLNQGLDAIASKDQRTVNHLHQSSPLNQQSRIRAEGAPDHKAETGKTIQPSSLAPASAKLVQPTSECLTTSDNVDGSIKQKIQGFEREDVRESESLQMDVQGNDKDTVVMRDKTPSGHQTPQPLRHQSYILAVNDQEAASDTTCWLPNDARREVHIKRIEERKASSSSPPGDSLASIPFIDEPTSPSIDHDIAHIPASAVISASASQAPAIATVPPSPASPIPLIRRQLSHDHESIRPGVLDSQPATKTERSKSYDEGLDDYREEGKSSIKHVSSLKGIKVPDSQKSSEDSGSRKDSSSEVFGDASKEGWLHFRQLFTDKGKRVGGSIRPWKQLYVVLRGHSLYLYKDKKEQVTLSEEEQPISINACLIDISYCETKRKNVFRLTTSDREYLFQAEDRDNMLAWIKAIQDNSNLNDEDTGVTSRDLISRRIKEYSTMMSSSSSKTEPSPKTPRQSLSIRQTLLGTKAEQRTQSPHSPKDETERKLLTKDETSPPKDKGTWRKGIPSIMRKTFEKKPSAVGTFGVRLDDCPPAHTNKYIPLIVDICCKLVEERGLEYTGIYRVPGNNAAISSMQEELNKGMTDIDVHDDKWRDLNVISSLLKSFFRKLPEPLFTNDKYADFIDANRKEDPVERLKTLKRLIHDLPEHHYETLKFLSAHLKTVAENSEKNKMEPRNLAIVFGPTLVRTSDDNMTHMVTHMPDQYKIVETLIQKHDWFFTEDDAEEPLTAVQEENTVESQPVPNIDHLLTNIGRTGVSPGDVSDSATSDSAKSKGSWGSGKDQYSKELLVSSIFAAASRKRKKTKEKPQPSSSEDELDNVFFKKELAEQSRADTAKENTAKGEYEREREIGRKQRMFVLKEKENSSKKDVNVVKDEKKSLKRENILTEEPSLPYHEKCTKSSNTNCPQTMQKNNPKMPISQSSSQVEETVSDSGTMLSTSSQASQHRYSCKKVASPEIKHNEFLAADVSSITSDYSTTSSTMYLTGLDASMLSPEVQSVTESKGEEADDERSELISEGRPMETDSESDFPVFATGAAADRLSKGKVPEVAKTSRRNSEESEVSCTEGSSTPKLESRRLFSSHKLIECDTLSRRKSARHKTDSEGSGDAKSEKDLPTVAKMFDIMKKGRSTSSLATSAKSEADKQEPTWRLKITDRLKLRLKSSADDMFGVGNQKANSAETAKRKNIRRRHTLGGQRDFAEISVLNAWKAQEPSQSRERESELSAVTRLKPKCPAQDLSISDWLARERLRTSTTDLNTGETGKPRLENTNLAEVSKVELPSSAEMQADEGSSSSSLTLINRTPPSGPFQPPDQVNGENYQNMNKNNFSPAVDAHPHKLSGTQVVRSRFYQYL